From Cryobacterium sp. GrIS_2_6:
AGCTCGTCGAGCTGCTTCGCCTCGTGCCGGTCGGTGCGGTTCCAGCGCAGGAACAGGATGATCAGCACCGGGATATCCGCGACCTCCGCGATGAACCAGAGGAAGTCACCGGACAGGTGCTGGTCCCAGAGCGGCGAAGGGAACCAGGCCGGGAACGACCCGACCAGGGCCGGGGCCCCGTCGAGCACGGTCTCGTTGAGTCGCAGCAGGATGCCGGGGATGGCATCCATCACGAGTTCGACGAAGGCGAGCATGAACTCGGCCGTGATGAAGAGACTCGTGCGGACGAGGGCGTGGTCGGTGATGGGCAGCACCATGAGCAGTCCGACCAGCGGCACGAGCAGCGTCAGGCTCGCCTCCGCAGCGGGATTGCTCCGCAGCACGAAGGCGAGGGGGGTCAGGAAGACCAGGAACGCGGCGATCGCGAAGAGCGGGGCGAAGACGGCGTTGCCGACCAGACGCACGAACCAGGACCCGAGGACGGCGTTGAACCCGCGCAGGGCCCGACCGTCGAGCGCGGCCCGCGCCAGCTCGACGGGGCGACCGAGGCTCAGCAGCGCCGGGACCACGAAGAGCAGGAGGGCGATCCGGGTCGTGAACGCCCAGCGCAGGTCGAGGCTCCAGGCTCCGAGGAACCCGAACGACACCCACGCCCAGGACCCGAGTCCGAGCAGGAAGAAGCCGAGGGTCGGGAGGAGCGGCCAGGCGGTCCCCCTGCGGCCGGCGGCCCGGATACCCAGGAGATACAGCGCGGCGGCGACAAGGATGCCCGAACCCGCGACCGGATCGAACCGGGCGGTGCCGAGGAAGTCGAGGAAGGAAGGCGTGAGCGACCATTCTGGCTGATGCGTGCCGGGATATCCGGCGCCCGTCCCATTATGCGTCTTCCCCGTCCCTGGGCGGCGGGAATGTGCTCGGCGAGTGGTTGACGTGGGGGACTAAACCGGTATAGGTTTGCCTAAACCGGTTCAGAAGACACGAGCGGGTGCTATCGATGAGGAGGCGCGATGAGTGAGCCCAAGGTGACCATCGCTGATGTGGCCCGCGAGGCCGGAGTCAGCAAAGGCCTCGTCTCCTTCGCCCTCAACGACCGGCCCGGTGTCTCCGCCGTGAGTCGCGTCCGCATCCTCGAGATCGCCGAGCGGCTCGGCTGGACCCCCTCTCTGCGAGCCAGGTCGCTATCCACCCGGCGTTCGTTCGCGCTCGGCCTCGTGATCGCCCGCGACCCGGAGGTCCTCGGCTCCGACCCGTTCTTCCCGTCGTTCATCGCCGGCGTCGAGACCGTACTCGCCCCTCAGGGCCTCGCCCTCGTGCTGAGCGTCGTCCCCGACGAGAAGACCGAAATGCGCACCT
This genomic window contains:
- a CDS encoding cytochrome c oxidase assembly protein, with product MLVAAALYLLGIRAAGRRGTAWPLLPTLGFFLLGLGSWAWVSFGFLGAWSLDLRWAFTTRIALLLFVVPALLSLGRPVELARAALDGRALRGFNAVLGSWFVRLVGNAVFAPLFAIAAFLVFLTPLAFVLRSNPAAEASLTLLVPLVGLLMVLPITDHALVRTSLFITAEFMLAFVELVMDAIPGILLRLNETVLDGAPALVGSFPAWFPSPLWDQHLSGDFLWFIAEVADIPVLIILFLRWNRTDRHEAKQLDELSDEEMAALTAEHLRRAP